A DNA window from Comamonas fluminis contains the following coding sequences:
- a CDS encoding oxygenase MpaB family protein, protein MFKIAEKLLPQPAGMKIDFLHPAGAPALTPAGSVSWQVFSNPVSLFIGGVAAVLLEMAEPSVRTGVWEHSSFRRDPLTRLQRTGYAAMVTVYAPREQAEQLIARVVRMHDKVSGSTPDGTPYQANDPRLLNWVQATASFGFCQAFHQYGRPLSMAQRDAFFSQSRLPASLYGATEAPVSEQQWLDLLQATAPQLEDSAIIEEFLSIMEGSAILPGLPFLARPLQKLLVAAAVDITPAPVRNYPALQKRRLSWAGKTIVKGLARLAQALPLPDMPSAQAQQRMRHTAS, encoded by the coding sequence TTGTTCAAGATTGCTGAAAAACTGCTGCCCCAGCCTGCGGGCATGAAGATTGACTTTCTTCACCCCGCAGGCGCCCCTGCACTGACGCCTGCGGGCAGTGTGTCCTGGCAGGTGTTTTCCAATCCTGTCAGCCTGTTCATTGGCGGCGTAGCCGCTGTTTTGCTGGAGATGGCCGAGCCATCAGTACGCACGGGCGTGTGGGAACACAGCAGCTTTCGGCGCGATCCGCTGACGCGCTTGCAGCGCACTGGCTATGCGGCCATGGTTACCGTGTATGCCCCGCGTGAGCAGGCCGAGCAGCTCATCGCACGCGTGGTGCGCATGCACGACAAAGTCAGCGGCAGCACACCGGACGGCACGCCGTACCAAGCCAATGACCCCAGACTGCTGAACTGGGTGCAAGCCACGGCCAGCTTTGGCTTTTGCCAGGCGTTTCATCAATATGGCCGCCCCTTGAGCATGGCCCAGCGCGACGCGTTCTTCAGCCAGAGCCGCCTGCCCGCCTCACTCTATGGCGCAACTGAGGCGCCTGTCAGCGAGCAGCAATGGCTGGATCTGCTGCAGGCCACCGCCCCACAACTGGAAGACAGCGCCATCATTGAAGAGTTTCTGAGCATCATGGAAGGCAGCGCCATTCTTCCCGGGCTTCCCTTCCTTGCCCGCCCGCTGCAAAAGCTGCTGGTGGCCGCTGCAGTGGATATCACGCCCGCGCCGGTGCGCAACTACCCCGCGCTGCAAAAGCGCCGACTGAGCTGGGCAGGGAAAACCATTGTGAAAGGGC